One region of Thiorhodovibrio frisius genomic DNA includes:
- the rfbD gene encoding dTDP-4-dehydrorhamnose reductase yields MATPDTPRLLLLGSDGQVGWELCRTLAPVGQVIAASLGGVHGPAVDLADAASVRRLFAETGPDAVINAAAYTAVDRAESEPEVAMAINGDALALIGQLAAEAGIPVVHYSTDFVFSGDTDRPYREDDPAEPRSVYGQSKLAGERALLDSGATALILRTAWVYGVRGSNFLLTMLRLFRERPELRVVEDQIGTPTWSRMLAEVTAQVLYRAFRGDLDLRKHQGLYHVTSGGATSWFGFAEAIRDASCLQCKVLPIPTSEYPAPAPRPAYSVLDTHEFHATFGLTLPDWRQSLALCLADLQR; encoded by the coding sequence ATGGCGACGCCCGATACTCCACGTCTTCTTCTGCTCGGTTCCGACGGTCAGGTCGGCTGGGAACTGTGCCGTACCCTGGCCCCTGTCGGGCAAGTCATTGCCGCCTCCCTTGGTGGCGTGCATGGCCCGGCGGTCGATTTGGCTGATGCCGCCTCGGTGCGGCGGCTGTTTGCCGAGACCGGACCCGACGCGGTGATCAATGCGGCGGCCTATACTGCGGTTGATCGCGCTGAGAGCGAGCCTGAGGTGGCCATGGCCATTAATGGTGATGCGCTCGCGCTCATTGGTCAGTTGGCGGCTGAGGCGGGGATTCCGGTGGTGCATTATTCAACCGACTTTGTCTTCTCTGGCGACACGGATCGGCCTTATCGCGAAGATGACCCGGCTGAGCCGCGCAGTGTTTATGGTCAGAGCAAGCTGGCCGGGGAGCGGGCCTTGCTCGACTCAGGCGCGACGGCGCTGATTTTGCGCACTGCCTGGGTCTATGGCGTGCGCGGCAGTAATTTTCTGCTGACCATGCTGCGGTTGTTTCGCGAGCGCCCCGAGTTGCGGGTGGTCGAGGATCAGATCGGCACGCCGACCTGGAGCCGCATGCTGGCCGAGGTGACCGCGCAGGTTCTCTATCGCGCTTTTCGCGGTGATTTGGATCTGCGCAAGCATCAAGGGCTTTACCATGTCACTAGTGGTGGAGCGACCTCCTGGTTTGGCTTTGCCGAGGCCATTCGCGACGCCAGTTGCCTGCAATGCAAGGTGTTGCCCATTCCGACGTCCGAGTATCCGGCTCCCGCGCCGCGTCCGGCCTATTCGGTGCTCGACACCCATGAATTCCACGCCACCTTCGGTCTGACGCTGCCCGACTGGCGTCAGTCACTGGCTCTGTGCCTCGCAGACCTGCAACGCTGA
- the lon gene encoding endopeptidase La yields MHHQDSDGEPTPDSAAPEQDKPENKAAPEPTENSDEASGEESGQDSEQNDAEHDGLDTLLEDMLPLAMVEKLAEKLPKALREEFLKRMGREKMAIEHTDNEDQAESATESEDDDENGTTSSSSASGGKLARARDVMPTRIPLLPVASRPFFPGQAVPLLMDAGHWGRTIETVAESDHKIIGIVLVNSETSESAKVENFREIGTAARVHRAAESEGKLQVLVECLQRFRINKFTRRRAPFAALVDYLPEPAPVPEDEVKAYAMAVINTIKELLPLNPLYVEELRMFLDRFGPDDPSHLADFAASLTTSTKIQLQEVLEAVPLMKRMEKVLVLLNKELELAHAQQTIRQSVEERMQKTQREFFLREQLKAIQKELGIAKDDRTAEVDRFKDRLKKLTLSEEAQKRVDEEMDKMSILETGSPEYSVTRNYLDWITLLPWGRHSKDKLNLKRARRVLDRDHYGLEDVKDRILEFLAVGIMKGEIAGSIILLVGPPGVGKTSIGHSIADALGRKFYRFSVGGIRDEAEIKGHRRTYIGAMPGKFLQAMKEAGTANPVIMLDEIDKIGASYHGDPASALLEVLDPEQNNDFLDHYLDLRFDLSKVLFVCTANQTDSIPGPLLDRMEVIQLSGYIASEKLAIARKYLLPRQIDKAGLDRDTLKLDTKTLRALIEGYARDAGVRRLEKQLGKIVRKCTIKLLEDAPRPITVTEADLKDYLGSPVFRDERKLSGPGVVTGLAWTAMGGATLSIEAQCTHNFTRGFKLTGQLGDVMKESADIAYGYVVSHAKEFGADVAFFENAFIHLHVPAGATPKDGPSAGVTMATALISLARAQPVKRLAMTGEITLTGEIFPVGGIREKLIAARRAGIKEILLPEDNRGEFDEVPEHVRKGLIIHFVSRFTEVPMLVFRGLQ; encoded by the coding sequence ATGCATCATCAGGACAGTGACGGCGAACCGACGCCGGATTCCGCCGCACCCGAGCAGGACAAGCCCGAAAACAAGGCGGCGCCTGAGCCGACTGAGAACAGCGACGAAGCCAGCGGGGAAGAAAGCGGGCAGGACTCCGAGCAGAACGACGCCGAGCATGATGGCCTCGATACTTTGCTCGAAGACATGCTGCCGCTCGCCATGGTCGAGAAACTGGCCGAAAAGCTGCCCAAGGCTCTGCGCGAAGAGTTCTTGAAAAGAATGGGCCGCGAAAAGATGGCTATCGAGCATACCGACAACGAAGACCAGGCTGAGTCTGCGACCGAGTCGGAGGATGACGACGAGAACGGGACGACCTCGAGCAGTAGCGCGAGCGGTGGCAAGCTGGCGCGCGCCCGCGATGTGATGCCCACGCGCATTCCGCTGCTGCCGGTCGCCTCGCGCCCCTTCTTCCCCGGCCAGGCGGTGCCCCTGCTGATGGACGCCGGCCACTGGGGCCGCACTATCGAGACCGTGGCCGAATCCGACCACAAAATCATCGGCATTGTGCTGGTCAACAGCGAGACCTCGGAGTCGGCCAAGGTCGAGAACTTCCGCGAAATCGGCACTGCCGCGCGCGTGCACCGCGCGGCAGAATCCGAGGGCAAACTGCAAGTGCTGGTCGAGTGCCTGCAACGCTTCCGCATCAACAAGTTCACCCGTCGGCGCGCGCCCTTTGCCGCCCTGGTGGATTACCTGCCCGAGCCGGCCCCGGTGCCGGAAGACGAGGTCAAGGCCTATGCCATGGCCGTCATCAACACCATCAAGGAGTTGCTGCCGCTCAATCCGCTCTATGTCGAAGAACTGCGCATGTTCCTCGACCGCTTTGGCCCAGATGATCCCTCGCACCTGGCCGACTTTGCCGCCAGTCTGACCACCTCCACCAAAATCCAGCTCCAGGAGGTACTCGAAGCCGTACCGCTGATGAAGCGCATGGAGAAGGTGCTGGTGCTGTTAAACAAAGAGCTTGAGCTCGCTCACGCCCAACAGACCATCCGCCAGTCGGTTGAGGAGCGGATGCAGAAAACCCAGCGCGAGTTTTTCCTCCGCGAGCAACTCAAGGCCATTCAAAAAGAGCTGGGCATCGCCAAGGATGATCGCACCGCTGAGGTCGACCGCTTTAAGGATCGATTAAAAAAGCTCACCCTGTCCGAAGAAGCCCAGAAGCGCGTCGATGAGGAAATGGACAAGATGTCCATTCTCGAGACCGGCTCGCCCGAGTATTCCGTCACGCGCAATTATCTCGACTGGATCACCCTGCTGCCCTGGGGTCGGCATTCAAAAGACAAGCTCAACCTCAAGCGCGCCCGGCGGGTGCTGGACCGTGACCACTACGGCCTGGAAGATGTGAAAGATCGCATTCTGGAATTCCTCGCCGTCGGCATCATGAAAGGCGAGATCGCCGGCTCTATCATCCTGCTGGTCGGCCCGCCCGGTGTGGGCAAAACCTCCATCGGTCATTCCATCGCCGATGCGCTGGGGCGCAAGTTTTATCGCTTCTCGGTCGGCGGCATCCGCGACGAGGCCGAAATCAAAGGCCACCGCCGCACTTACATCGGCGCCATGCCGGGCAAGTTCTTGCAGGCGATGAAAGAAGCCGGTACCGCCAATCCGGTCATCATGCTCGATGAGATCGACAAAATTGGCGCGTCCTATCATGGCGACCCGGCCTCGGCCCTGCTTGAGGTGCTCGACCCCGAACAGAACAACGATTTTCTCGATCATTATCTGGATTTGCGCTTCGATCTCTCCAAGGTGCTCTTTGTTTGCACTGCCAACCAGACCGACAGCATTCCCGGGCCCCTGCTTGATCGCATGGAGGTGATTCAGCTCTCCGGCTACATCGCCAGTGAAAAACTGGCCATCGCGCGGAAATATCTACTACCGCGCCAGATCGACAAAGCTGGCCTGGACCGCGACACCCTCAAGCTGGACACCAAAACCCTGCGTGCGCTTATTGAGGGCTATGCGCGCGACGCGGGCGTGCGCCGGCTGGAAAAGCAGCTCGGCAAGATCGTGCGCAAATGCACGATCAAGCTGCTCGAAGACGCGCCCAGGCCCATTACCGTCACCGAGGCGGATCTCAAGGACTATCTGGGCAGCCCGGTCTTTCGCGACGAGCGCAAGCTCTCCGGCCCCGGCGTGGTCACGGGTCTTGCCTGGACTGCCATGGGCGGCGCCACCCTTTCGATTGAGGCGCAGTGCACACACAACTTCACCCGCGGCTTCAAGCTGACCGGTCAACTCGGCGACGTGATGAAAGAGTCCGCCGACATCGCCTATGGCTATGTGGTCAGCCACGCCAAAGAATTTGGCGCCGATGTGGCCTTTTTCGAAAATGCCTTCATCCACCTGCATGTGCCCGCCGGCGCCACCCCCAAGGACGGCCCCTCAGCCGGCGTTACCATGGCCACCGCCTTGATCTCCCTGGCCCGAGCGCAGCCGGTGAAACGCCTCGCCATGACCGGCGAGATCACCCTGACTGGCGAAATCTTCCCCGTCGGCGGCATTCGCGAAAAGCTCATTGCCGCCCGCCGCGCTGGTATTAAGGAGATACTGCTGCCCGAGGATAACCGGGGCGAGTTCGACGAAGTCCCCGAGCATGTGCGCAAAGGGCTGATCATTCACTTCGTCAGCCGCTTCACCGAGGTGCCCATGCTGGTCTTCCGCGGCCTGCAATAA
- the rsmA gene encoding 16S rRNA (adenine(1518)-N(6)/adenine(1519)-N(6))-dimethyltransferase RsmA translates to MASRTHEDDHISKAVTANKCSQQTTPEPKHQARKRFGQNFLHDPFIIQRILAAIAPKPDDALVEIGPGQGALTRGLLAAGGRLDAIELDRDLIAPLHQQCAGCGDLHLHQADALRFDFTALRPGHPLRIIGNLPYNISTPLLFHMLDQAQAIADMHLMLQKEVVERIVAAPGSKAYGRLSVMVQSRCQAEWLFHIGPGAFKPAPRVDSALLRLRIPISAPVSIANPPHHASLVAAAFAQRRKTLRNSLRQWIEPLAFEQAGIDPGARAETLGIEDFARLSNQACNPGDKP, encoded by the coding sequence ATGGCATCACGCACGCATGAGGACGATCACATCAGCAAAGCCGTCACCGCCAACAAATGCTCACAGCAAACCACGCCTGAGCCAAAACACCAGGCGCGCAAGCGCTTCGGTCAGAACTTCCTGCATGATCCATTCATCATTCAGCGTATTCTCGCCGCCATCGCCCCCAAGCCGGACGATGCCTTGGTCGAAATCGGCCCTGGCCAGGGCGCGCTTACCCGTGGTCTGCTCGCCGCCGGCGGCCGCCTCGACGCCATTGAACTCGACCGCGATCTGATCGCGCCACTGCACCAGCAATGCGCCGGCTGCGGCGACTTGCATCTACACCAGGCCGATGCGCTGCGCTTTGATTTCACCGCCCTGCGCCCAGGCCACCCGCTGCGCATTATCGGCAACCTGCCCTACAACATCTCCACGCCGCTGCTGTTTCACATGCTCGACCAGGCCCAAGCCATCGCCGACATGCATCTGATGCTGCAAAAAGAAGTCGTCGAGCGCATTGTTGCCGCCCCAGGCAGTAAAGCCTATGGGCGCCTGTCGGTCATGGTGCAGAGCCGTTGCCAAGCCGAGTGGCTGTTTCACATCGGCCCTGGTGCTTTCAAGCCAGCACCACGAGTGGACTCCGCCCTGCTGCGTCTGCGCATCCCAATCTCTGCGCCCGTCAGCATCGCCAATCCACCGCATCACGCTAGCCTGGTCGCGGCGGCATTCGCGCAACGGCGCAAGACCCTGCGCAACAGCCTGCGCCAGTGGATTGAGCCACTTGCCTTCGAGCAGGCAGGCATCGATCCGGGCGCACGCGCCGAAACTCTGGGCATTGAAGATTTCGCCCGCCTTTCCAACCAGGCTTGCAATCCCGGGGATAAACCCTGA
- a CDS encoding flagellar basal body-associated FliL family protein: protein MNSLLNLISAAPRVGLHSLLLTLALLLPATPGLAQAPLKITGNYPGYVSMGPYLIVNLASEDSAKYLRVEMDFYVLTAADNDVIQQHSVAIRDRLITLFGGRDMEALQSVEGRESLRKETLEALRETLSRMAGNPAIQDLYFTAFIMQ from the coding sequence ATGAACAGCCTCTTGAACCTGATATCCGCCGCGCCCAGGGTCGGCTTGCACTCGCTGCTGCTAACCCTCGCACTCTTGCTGCCTGCAACACCGGGTCTGGCTCAGGCCCCGCTCAAGATAACGGGCAATTACCCCGGTTATGTCTCCATGGGCCCCTACCTGATCGTCAATCTGGCAAGCGAGGATTCCGCCAAGTACCTGCGCGTAGAGATGGACTTTTATGTGCTTACCGCCGCTGATAACGACGTCATACAGCAACACAGCGTCGCCATCCGCGACCGACTCATTACTCTCTTTGGCGGGCGTGACATGGAGGCACTGCAAAGCGTGGAAGGACGCGAGAGCCTGCGCAAGGAAACCCTGGAAGCGCTGCGCGAGACTCTGAGCCGCATGGCCGGTAACCCGGCAATCCAGGACCTTTACTTCACCGCCTTCATCATGCAGTAA
- a CDS encoding efflux RND transporter permease subunit produces the protein MKFTDIFVYRPVLASVVSLLIFVLGLRAIFEMEVRQFPLTQNTVVTVTTAYPGASAELVKGFITTPLQQAIAQAEGIDFLSATSSQGVSVIEANMRLNYSANDAVSGIQAKVASQLNVLPEAAQNPVIDSTTGDTTALLYLAFYSREMSLSQITDYLIRVVQPQLQALEGVAQAEIFGNQTFAMRVWLDPDRMAALGISGEQVAAALQANNYLAGIGQLRGDLVQIDLSTTTDLSDVEDFRQLVIREEGGTLVRLNDIATVELGPADDNSQTLYKGIPAIFIGIEQAPGANPLTVAERVHELLPSLEAQFPEGLEAHIPYDASEFIEESIREVFTTLAEAVLIVLFVIFLSLGSIRAALIPSLVVPLSIVGGAFLMLLMGFSINLLTLLAMVLAIGLVVDDAIVVVENVHRHLEMGKDGITAAVDAARELGLPILAMTTTLVAVYAPIGFMGGLVGSLFTEFAFTLAGAVLISGVVALTLSPMIAGRVLHSSEDSSRFEHLVEQFFAWLARMYGHALASWLKYPAVTILVALVVIGAIYAMYGMTKKELAPTEDQSILFVMGNAPQTATIDYDVRYVRQMQTIFETFPEYQESFLLAGFGGDTTMTFGGFKMSPPSQRERSQMVVQPQLQGALGQITGLQTVAFPRPSLPTPGNGIPIEFVILSDSEIEEINGFADQLLGTAMASGKFMFLQKDVEYARPRTVIEVDRDLAGDLGISMQALGRSLAVMLNQDYVNWFSLEGRSYKVIPQVEQSTRATTELIENYHIPTASGELIPLSTLVSLRNEVVPSKRTQFQQLNSIALSGVMMPGVSLGDALSYLEQQATDIFPRNLRWDFKGESRQFKTEGGALEATFFLSLLIIYLVLAAQFESWRDPFVILMSVPLSIAGAMVFLFLGFASINIYTQVGLITLIGLIAKNGILIVEFANQLRERDGLDRSAAVQQASAIRLRPILMTTVAMLVAMIPLLTASGPGAVSRFDIGLVITAGLGIGTLFTLFVVPAVYVLIAAPDAGTRHPVDAHPSPPSQPADGATGALAA, from the coding sequence GTGAAATTCACCGATATCTTCGTCTATCGCCCGGTGCTCGCGAGTGTCGTGAGCCTGCTGATTTTCGTGCTCGGCCTGCGTGCCATCTTTGAGATGGAAGTGCGCCAGTTTCCGCTGACCCAAAACACCGTGGTCACTGTCACCACGGCTTATCCGGGTGCCAGCGCCGAACTGGTCAAGGGCTTTATCACCACGCCGCTACAGCAGGCCATCGCGCAGGCCGAGGGGATTGATTTTCTCAGTGCCACCAGCAGCCAGGGCGTGTCGGTGATTGAGGCCAATATGCGCCTGAATTACTCGGCCAATGATGCGGTGTCGGGAATTCAGGCCAAGGTCGCCAGCCAGCTCAATGTGCTGCCCGAGGCGGCGCAAAATCCGGTGATTGATTCCACCACGGGTGATACCACGGCGCTCTTGTATCTCGCCTTCTACAGCCGTGAGATGTCCCTGTCGCAGATTACCGATTATCTGATCCGGGTGGTGCAGCCGCAGTTGCAGGCGCTTGAGGGGGTTGCTCAGGCCGAGATTTTCGGCAATCAGACCTTTGCCATGCGCGTGTGGCTCGATCCTGATCGCATGGCGGCGCTCGGTATTTCCGGCGAGCAGGTTGCCGCTGCCCTGCAAGCCAACAATTACCTGGCCGGCATCGGCCAGTTGCGTGGCGACCTGGTGCAGATTGATCTCAGCACCACCACAGACTTAAGCGATGTCGAGGACTTCCGCCAACTGGTCATCCGCGAAGAAGGCGGAACGCTGGTTCGCCTCAATGACATTGCCACAGTGGAACTCGGCCCGGCCGATGACAACTCCCAGACGCTCTACAAGGGCATCCCGGCCATTTTCATTGGCATCGAGCAGGCACCAGGTGCCAATCCGCTCACCGTTGCCGAGCGCGTACATGAGTTGCTGCCCAGCCTGGAGGCGCAGTTCCCCGAGGGGCTCGAAGCGCACATTCCTTACGATGCCAGCGAATTCATTGAGGAATCCATCCGCGAGGTCTTCACCACCCTGGCCGAGGCGGTGTTGATTGTGCTCTTCGTGATCTTCCTGTCGCTGGGCTCGATCCGCGCCGCGCTCATTCCATCCCTGGTGGTGCCGCTGTCCATCGTCGGCGGTGCTTTCCTGATGCTGCTGATGGGCTTCTCGATCAATCTGCTCACCCTGCTCGCCATGGTGCTGGCTATCGGCCTGGTGGTCGATGACGCCATCGTGGTGGTCGAAAACGTCCATCGCCATCTGGAAATGGGCAAAGACGGCATCACCGCCGCCGTAGATGCCGCGCGCGAACTCGGCTTGCCGATTCTCGCCATGACCACCACCCTGGTCGCCGTCTATGCACCCATTGGCTTCATGGGCGGGTTGGTCGGTTCGCTCTTTACTGAATTTGCCTTCACTCTGGCCGGCGCAGTGCTGATCTCAGGCGTGGTGGCCTTGACCCTTTCGCCCATGATCGCCGGGCGGGTGCTGCATTCGAGCGAGGACTCCTCGCGCTTCGAGCACCTAGTCGAGCAGTTCTTTGCCTGGCTCGCGCGCATGTATGGCCACGCCCTGGCGAGCTGGCTCAAATACCCGGCGGTGACTATTCTGGTGGCGCTGGTGGTGATCGGCGCCATCTACGCCATGTATGGCATGACCAAAAAAGAGCTGGCGCCCACTGAGGATCAGAGCATTCTGTTCGTGATGGGTAACGCGCCCCAGACCGCGACCATCGATTACGACGTGCGCTATGTGCGCCAGATGCAGACCATTTTCGAGACCTTCCCGGAATATCAGGAAAGCTTCCTACTCGCCGGTTTTGGCGGTGATACCACCATGACCTTTGGCGGTTTCAAGATGTCCCCGCCTTCGCAGCGCGAGCGCTCGCAGATGGTCGTGCAGCCGCAACTACAGGGCGCGCTTGGACAGATTACCGGCCTGCAAACCGTCGCCTTTCCGCGTCCCAGCTTGCCGACACCGGGTAATGGCATCCCGATCGAGTTTGTCATCCTCTCCGACAGCGAGATCGAGGAGATCAACGGCTTTGCCGATCAACTTCTGGGCACCGCCATGGCCAGCGGCAAGTTCATGTTCCTGCAAAAGGATGTTGAATACGCCCGCCCGCGCACTGTGATTGAAGTCGACCGCGATCTGGCCGGGGATCTCGGCATCAGCATGCAGGCGCTCGGGCGCAGTCTGGCGGTGATGCTCAATCAGGACTATGTGAACTGGTTCAGCCTGGAGGGCCGCAGCTATAAGGTGATCCCGCAGGTGGAGCAAAGCACCCGTGCCACCACCGAGCTTATCGAGAATTACCACATACCCACCGCCAGCGGCGAGCTGATTCCGCTCTCGACCCTGGTCAGCCTGCGCAATGAGGTAGTACCGTCCAAACGCACCCAGTTCCAGCAGTTGAATTCTATCGCCCTGTCTGGCGTGATGATGCCCGGGGTGTCGCTCGGGGATGCGCTGAGTTATCTGGAACAACAAGCCACCGATATTTTCCCGCGCAATCTGCGCTGGGACTTCAAGGGCGAGTCGCGCCAGTTCAAGACCGAGGGCGGCGCGCTGGAGGCAACCTTCTTCCTGTCGCTGCTGATCATCTATCTGGTCCTGGCAGCCCAGTTCGAGAGTTGGCGCGATCCCTTCGTCATTCTGATGTCGGTGCCGCTGTCCATCGCCGGAGCCATGGTGTTTCTGTTTCTCGGTTTTGCCAGCATCAACATCTACACCCAGGTGGGGCTGATTACCCTGATCGGCCTGATCGCCAAAAACGGCATTCTGATTGTCGAGTTCGCCAATCAACTACGCGAGCGCGACGGTCTGGATAGATCCGCTGCCGTGCAGCAGGCCTCGGCCATTCGCCTGCGCCCAATTCTAATGACCACAGTCGCCATGCTGGTGGCCATGATTCCGCTGCTCACCGCCAGCGGCCCAGGCGCGGTCAGCCGCTTTGACATCGGGCTGGTGATTACCGCCGGTCTGGGCATTGGTACGCTTTTCACCCTCTTTGTAGTGCCGGCCGTTTATGTGCTGATCGCCGCACCGGATGCTGGCACCCGCCACCCTGTCGATGCGCATCCAAGCCCCCCGAGCCAGCCCGCCGATGGCGCCACCGGCGCGCTCGCCGCTTAG
- a CDS encoding efflux RND transporter periplasmic adaptor subunit: MLRRILLVLLVVAIVIGGLGFLKYRQIQGEIAMFSQPQPAATVAATRVEAMTWQPELHAVGSVQAVQGVMVSNQVPGQIQQILFDSGDMVEKNQALVQLDTEVDEADLAGLEAARSLAETQLGRNRRLLADRAVSQGDFDEASSRLQQTEAEVAAKRALIEKKTIRAPFAGQLGIRQVDLGQYLAAGTSIVALEALDPVYVDYALPERELAQLAVGQAVAVRVAAYPDESFPGTIQAISPAVDQATRNVQVRALLKNTDHRLRPGMFTKVATLLPKQDQVLTLPREAITFNTYGDSVFLILDGEGEQAGKLVVQRRQIQTGAVRGGRVAVMSGLKAGDRVVAAGQVKLRNGAEVQITEGDGARPKGPGEPSKKRTAAAPDADASQADSGDASQ, translated from the coding sequence ATGCTGCGTCGCATTCTGCTCGTTCTCCTCGTCGTCGCCATCGTCATCGGTGGCCTGGGCTTTTTGAAATATCGCCAGATTCAGGGCGAAATTGCCATGTTCTCCCAACCGCAGCCGGCAGCCACGGTTGCCGCCACGCGGGTGGAGGCCATGACCTGGCAGCCAGAGCTGCACGCTGTCGGCTCGGTGCAGGCGGTGCAGGGGGTCATGGTCAGCAACCAGGTACCGGGACAGATCCAGCAGATTCTGTTCGACTCCGGCGATATGGTGGAGAAAAACCAGGCACTGGTTCAACTCGACACCGAGGTCGACGAGGCCGATCTGGCTGGGCTGGAAGCCGCGCGCAGCCTGGCTGAGACCCAGCTTGGCCGCAACCGCCGCCTGCTGGCAGATCGCGCCGTGTCCCAGGGCGATTTCGATGAGGCCAGTTCCCGCCTGCAACAGACTGAGGCCGAAGTGGCCGCCAAGCGCGCGTTAATTGAAAAGAAAACCATCCGCGCGCCCTTTGCCGGTCAGCTCGGCATCCGTCAGGTCGATCTTGGTCAGTATCTAGCCGCCGGCACCAGCATCGTCGCGCTGGAGGCCCTCGATCCCGTCTATGTCGACTATGCCCTGCCCGAGCGCGAACTGGCGCAACTTGCCGTCGGACAGGCCGTGGCAGTGCGGGTCGCGGCCTATCCGGATGAGTCCTTCCCCGGCACCATTCAGGCCATCAGCCCGGCGGTGGATCAGGCCACGCGCAATGTCCAGGTGCGCGCGCTGCTGAAGAATACCGACCATCGGCTGCGGCCCGGCATGTTCACCAAGGTCGCCACCCTACTGCCCAAACAGGACCAGGTGCTCACTCTGCCGCGCGAGGCCATCACTTTCAATACCTATGGCGATTCGGTGTTTTTGATTCTCGATGGCGAGGGTGAACAGGCCGGCAAACTGGTGGTACAGCGCCGCCAGATTCAAACCGGCGCGGTGCGCGGCGGACGGGTAGCCGTCATGTCCGGCCTTAAAGCCGGTGATCGGGTGGTGGCTGCCGGACAGGTCAAGCTGCGTAATGGCGCCGAGGTCCAAATCACCGAGGGCGACGGAGCCAGGCCCAAGGGACCCGGTGAACCAAGCAAAAAAAGGACCGCCGCAGCGCCAGACGCCGACGCATCCCAGGCTGACAGCGGAGACGCGTCGCAGTGA
- a CDS encoding glycosyltransferase family 2 protein, with the protein MQSPSPAKPPADRSLSVVIPLYQEAENVAPLLERVHQGLAEYSHPWELILVDDGSRDQTPARLEQAVAHYGEHVRVIRLRRNFGQTAAMQAGFDAARGAFIATLDGDLQNDPAEIPRLLDELIDRDLDLLQGWRQRRQDALIIRKIPSRIANRLIGKVTGVRLHDYGCSLKVYRADVIKEVRLYGEMHRFIPVWVASVTSPARIGETVVSHQARQFGQSKYGISRTFRVLLDLLSAFFFLRFGARPGHFFGSIGLGFGALGSLLMAHLLVVKFVLGDDIGQRPLLFVAILLLVASVQLLTTGVLAEMLVRTFFASSRRTHYGILPDDSGTQPGWKLPR; encoded by the coding sequence ATGCAATCCCCGTCGCCAGCCAAGCCGCCAGCCGACCGCTCCCTGTCGGTCGTTATTCCACTGTATCAAGAAGCCGAGAATGTCGCGCCTCTGCTCGAGCGCGTGCATCAGGGTCTGGCCGAGTATTCGCATCCTTGGGAGCTCATTCTGGTTGATGACGGCAGTCGCGACCAGACCCCGGCGCGGCTTGAACAGGCTGTCGCACACTATGGCGAGCATGTCCGAGTGATCCGCTTGCGCCGCAACTTCGGTCAGACAGCAGCCATGCAGGCGGGCTTCGATGCCGCGCGCGGGGCCTTTATCGCCACCCTCGACGGCGACCTGCAAAACGACCCGGCGGAGATTCCGCGTCTGCTTGATGAATTAATTGATCGCGATCTTGACCTGCTGCAAGGTTGGCGCCAGCGCAGACAGGATGCGCTCATTATCCGCAAAATCCCCTCGCGCATCGCCAATCGGCTGATTGGCAAGGTCACGGGGGTGCGCCTGCATGACTATGGCTGCTCGCTCAAGGTCTATCGTGCCGATGTGATCAAAGAAGTGCGTCTGTATGGCGAGATGCACCGCTTCATCCCGGTGTGGGTGGCGTCTGTGACCTCGCCCGCGCGCATTGGCGAGACGGTGGTCAGCCATCAGGCGCGGCAGTTCGGTCAGTCAAAATATGGCATCTCGCGCACCTTTCGCGTGCTGCTTGATCTGCTTTCGGCCTTTTTCTTTTTGCGCTTTGGTGCGCGGCCGGGACATTTCTTTGGCTCCATTGGGCTTGGTTTTGGCGCTCTTGGGTCGCTGTTGATGGCGCATTTGCTGGTGGTTAAGTTTGTCTTAGGCGATGACATCGGTCAGCGTCCGCTGCTGTTTGTTGCCATCCTGCTGCTAGTCGCCTCGGTGCAACTCCTAACCACGGGTGTGCTGGCGGAGATGCTGGTGCGTACCTTCTTTGCCTCGTCGCGGCGCACGCACTACGGTATTTTGCCGGACGATTCTGGCACTCAGCCTGGCTGGAAATTGCCGCGTTAA